Genomic DNA from Porites lutea chromosome 4, jaPorLute2.1, whole genome shotgun sequence:
ACCCATGAGATAGGTAATAGACTTCTGTTAACTTGTAACTAGTTTGCACTAACTTGTTAGATACAGTTTTAAGAGTTAAGTAAAAATGGACATAATTTACGCGAAGGAAAGTTtcataaaatgttttttaatttccaagTCGATCGTTTGTAGAAAACGACGCTGATTTCTCACTTATTTCCAGCCGGTACAAATCTTAACGGCCTCTTACAAAATCATCGTCTCTTGAAACTGAATTTTTCCGATGGAAAAAAAGCTTCTTCGGAAACAGTTCCCAACAGTTTCTACAGTGTTGTCGAGTACTGGTGCCAGCCAGACCAATGGAAATAATGCGATGTGCGAGGTTTCGCGTAAAACGTTTTCCTCCCCTTGCCCAAAAATTTCCGAGGGGGCAACATATGAATTCCTCTTGTATGGAAAACGTTTCGATATTTTCTACATATTAAAAAGAACAGCAATATTTATCAAACAGCCACTTTGTGATAACCGCAATTTCTTCTATGTCCGTCGTCGGGGGCGTAGGGAGCCTCTGGGCGCAAGCGTTTATTTTATCCCTACGCGAAGAAATGTTTACTTTACCAGGGTAGGATAATTCACAAGGTACATTGACAAGAAAAAACGCCTCTTGTGCAGTGAGTTCAGCTAAACTCAGCTTGACTTTGATCTTCAGCTGAATTCTTATTATCTGCCAGTGAATGTCTAATCTTTTGCCTTGGCTGATCGTGCGAATTGCTGGGAATAAAAGTTAAGGAacgcaataataataataataataatcgatAAATTGACAATAATCAACATTGCTGTGCCAGCGGCCCAAAATATCCTTACTATCACATTGCTGTGATATCCTTACTACTGAGGAGGAAAAAGTGGAAAGGTATCAAGACCTACAATAGCTCTCGAAATTAAAAGAATCCACAGAGACACGAGAGTGACAGTAATACCCATCGTGATTGGTGCGCTTGGAACTATCTCGAAGAATGCAAAGGTCTGGTATGGGAGGTGTCCCCGAATGGTGACGATGATTATCTCCGCGTTTCAGTGGCTAGAGAAACCGACCGGTACCCCTGAGGTCAGGGGTTCGAATCCCCTTGGAGAATAATCTTTTTCCATATTCCAACCTTGCGACATGGCACTCAAAATTTGTCAATCGGAAGTCACAACAAAACCAGACTTGTGTAGCTAGCTACCACAAGTTTCCCGTCCTCGGCTTGTCTGCTACACAaccgttctttgtgtcgtcacgaAATGTTTCGCCCATAACGGCTGTGTAGAAGACTAGCCCTTGTCGTTCATCGTCCCAGGGgaaattgaagaaaatgtttatgaatttgttttttcggggggaggggggagggcaAACAAAGtctattatgggagatgtgcaaattgCGAATTACACCTAATAGTTTTGAATTATTACACCccttgattggctaaaaaataCCGCAACAttcaccaatcagaagcagaaGCACGTGCCGCTGCTAAACACACTTTCCCGCGTTTCGCGCCAACTGGATGCGTTTGCTCCGAGTTTGACTTGTTCCCAGTCAGTTGTTTTTTCGCTTTACAAATCTCATTATAATGCACTGTGAGCAAGCAATTATGAAAATTCTTTAGATCATTTACAAATATCCAACATTCAAGGATACGATAACCAGAGGTTTTCCATGTAGAATGTAGCCATGTGCGTCTCTCAGAGCTCTCTTAGCTTTTTCTTCACTTGGTAACGTTATGAACGCTTGACCCTTCATCCGACCTTCCTTCATAAGACGAACGTCAAATCTAAAATTGATAAGAACAACTACTTGTCAAACAACAACATCGGATTCCAGCAAAATGTCCTCAAAGCTCTGCTCACGGGATGTCAGATTTTAAGTCCTGCCAGGATGTTGAGAAAGGATTTTATTTATCCTTTTCACTCTAAAGTTTGCACAAACTTCTACATTAAAATTGTACAACACTTGAAAAATAGTTATTATCCTTTGAGAACCtgaaaaaactgagaaagagGATTCGTTTGAATGGACGTATCAATAGGAATAACATGGGCATTATTTGTCGtatcattttaatcagttatatagtaacaaggtaaaattgttttgaaatcggCAGAAGCAATCGAGGCTACGAGGGCTACAtagataaaaaaggaaagcagtTTTACCGCCATTTTGGAACATTAAAGGTGAATTGAAATTGTTCACGTCAGTCATTCCGTTATAAATCCAGTCTGACAAACCTGTCTCTCTCTTCCTCAACACTGTGATTAACATACCGACCAAATATGTACTTGAGGTCCTAAATAAGAGAAATAGCCATGTAACAAAGCCATACAAACTGAATTAGAGCGTACGAAAAATTTAGTCTGTTAAAGAAGAGCTTCAGCCCAAACAGATCATAGAAGCAACACAGCTTGCAATCTGAAGGGAAAGGTATAAAAGATAGTGGTGGCGGTGGCGGTGGCGGTGGCGGTGGCGGTGGCGgcggcgatgatgatgatgatgatgatggtgttgaAGCTGGTAGTGATTACgatgataatggtgatgatgacgtTGGAGGATGAAGCGTCTCTCTGTGAGGAATAGCTCGACATATCATTTCTTTAATGATATTGGAGAAACTTTTAGCTTTTCTTCTCCAAGAGGCCGTCACACTCAAACTCTTAATTAGTGGAGATCTTAAAAGGGAAGACTTAAGTCAAAAAAGTCGTGGTAGACCATAAGGTTCCTAAGTTTGATGGTTGCAAAGTAGAAATAACTATTCTTAAaacatgtaaatatttttcaggGAGAAAAAACCAACGTCAAATATGGGAACAAGATGTCGTCAACTTAAGAACGTCATTTTATTCTCTAAGTCATGAAAGGAGAAATTCGTAACTCCCTTACGGTTCTTATTTAGCAAAATTTGCCAAAAGTAACACGAAGATATCTTTAGCAGAGAAAAGGGTGTTGGTCTAGGTCAGAACTGAACTATAGAGGGGTGCTGTTTTAAAACGCTGTTGCGTGATGCAGGAAAGTAAACTTTACTGGGTATTGATCTTTTTAAGTTAAAGGCTCATTAGTAAATTGATTATTCATTACGTTTCGTTCTCAACAGTAGACACAGAAATTTCCAGAACGctaaaacatttcttcaatCAGCAAAGACTGAAATAGGACGTGTTATCTCACGTTCTAACAAGGCAAATTATAAGAATTTCGGTGTTCAATAAATACTAGGTCTTCCTACATGAATCAAAATttggttttactttttaaatgCTTTAGATTTCCTTTGGTTGCTATGGTAAATAGACTTAGCTCAATTAGCATAAAAGCTAGGGGACTTCCGAAGGCCAAAGCCATAGAGAATTACGTCACCCTTTTTTTCGCTGCCATTTCAGTCTTTTCGTGGAGAAATGGTGCATAGTAGTTTGGGCCACTTCTTTTAAATTTAACTCCCCGAGggattaaaggaaaaaaaccacAACCCTTATCAATTGATCATTTGCTtgtaaaaatttcgaaaattagTGACCATTGGCTTAGTCCAGTGACAATGATATCAAGTTCGGCAAAAATTCACTGAATTGTTTTCTAAAACCTTAAactagaaaataataataattaacaattaaaaatttataacgcgccttttccatgcaaaACATATATAGATAATTCTTATCAAAACTTTGAGGAAATGATTTTACTAAATCTTTAGTTTTCGAATCGCGCGCACCAAGAATCAAAATATAACAGACGTTTTCCTAAGCAAGAACAACGCTGGTGTAAAAAACATGTACCTTTTCCTCGACATGTTTTGCTACGTTCTTGATGTACAGTCTGCACGTAGGGTCTCCAGGTTTGTAATTCTTAAAGGCAGATATATCGGCCATTTCTGTtaaaaaagagaagagaaaatggTTAAGAATTACTGCGTGACATTCTCGGAGGATTTTCCTATGAAGCCTTATTTCTGGACAAAAAATGTGACTGAATGTTTAGCTCTGCATTGattaatcaagctttgttgttcaattcctttttcaaaatagcaaTATATATCTTTCTGCCCTTGAAGTGAAGTGTGCATGATATTTGCATCCCTTCTCCATCCCATTGCCTTTTTTCTAGTATTAGCTTcgaactcccaataactcgaactttttttttggtttccctCGGCttgacaaaaccgccatgctacgcaggctacggaAATCGAGCTtacgatttcccttgaaggttcgagttgtcaggagtcgactgtaaatATCTTCGTAGAATTCGGATAAGGCGTTTCTCAGGTGTTATACTGTTCATGACCATTTGCAGTGCTGTGAGCTTTGAGCTAAAAGCCCAACTCTAGTTGAGACAACACTTAAAATATGAGCTTGATAGCATTTTGCGTTATTTTCTCGTCAGTTTATCCCTAAAACACTGAAGGTACAGAAAAACTATCATCTTCAATTCTTTTGCTTCAGCATAATTCACGATTTGTAGGCGTTAAATTACTTCAGGTATATTTCAGCAAAGCGTCAGAAATTTTGGCCAAAATAAGAGATTAGGGGTACGAAAATCAAAGGTTCAAAATAAAACCGTGGTTCGTATAACTTCAGGCAAACAAatatttcaaggatttttcatttttcaacgACAAATTACGGTTCCCAGGGCCCCTATGGAGACCAGCCTTTTATGATAGGCTACCCtgtgtaaataaagttttacttacttacttacttcaaggactaagatttatttaataaatcggCATTCTTTAACCCCCAACCCTATTGGCTAAAAACGTCATGGAGTTATCtacgatttttacttcttcGACCATCgttgatcacattattttatacAACCGCTTTCCGCAGCAACACTTTGCAAAATTACTGGGTATGACATCTCAGCTACAGAAATAGCACTTGatataaagaaacagaaataaaatattgttcttACACAAAAATGTTGCGGGTAAACAAAGAGAGATGAAGTTTCCCTTGTTAGAGGAAATACGATAACAATTCAAAGTAAATGAACCTTTGCTGCTTATCCTGTTCCTGCGTAATTCGGAAGATGATATAAATTCATTGCTTTCCTCAGAGATTAgttcctcttcctcctcctcatccTCTTTGTTGTCATCAGCATCCACTGCGGGCGCAAATCTCCCAAACCCTTCGGTCGTCTCTGGAGGATTGGGAACTGATGCTAAAGAgattcaataaaaaatatactcaagaaaaactaaaatctgtattattattattattattattattattattattattataattattataattataattattattattattattattataattattattattattattcaaatgaACTTAAAAGAATATTTGCGGCTAACTCAGTTGTATCTTCTGAGCTCCATCTAATCAATTAATTTTCCCAGTTATCTTTTCTTAAATTTGTAATGCAaatgacactttttttgtaATATAATTCTAATGACGAATCaatattgattgattgattgattgattgcaaGAATCACTTATGTAGATAGATACCACTTATGCCAACCAAAAGTGCCAACATTTAAGAGATTCTAACCTTCCATTTCATTAGGTGTTCCAGCATCAAATATGCTTGAAATCGCCTCAGTAAGTTTGAACTCTATCTTCTTTGGCTGGCCAGAAGGCTGTTCAAAGGCTTTTTCTACAGGAACATGTTTTGATGAAGGCACTGATCGGCCTTTCTTGGTTGGTGGCTGGGATGGGTGAAGTGCCACCTTGTGTCGTTTTTTGGAGCTGGTGACGGGCTTCGCGACAGCCATCCTCTGAGCATGCTCAGCTCTTTCCTTAGCTCTGAGAAAATTACaaggttttttactttttcaaaaacaagaCCATAAAAGTCAGAGATTGGGGAAACCACCATAAGAGAGGAGGATGTCCATTGTATGCTAAGAGTTATAGTTTATGGTAATGTGTAGAAAAATAAAGTACAGTGGAGCCACAATGTAACAAAGAACCAAGGGACTGAAGAAATCTGTACACTAATCAAGGTTTCATTATATTGGGGTTCTttctcatatattttactattactggggtaaaaaAGATTGTTTGTCATACTTAGGACTTTGTTATTTGGAGGTTCATATATTGAGGTTTCACTGCACATGAAGAAAACCAAATACTTACATTCTGTGACAGCATTCAATTTCAAAAGCTTTTAATTTGCACAATTTAAAACAGTACATTGTTACTGAGAATTTAGTGCCTGTTTTAGTAGTCTCTTTAAGGGGTCAAATAAAGTTTGAGCCATACCCAGAATGGTCTATTTTAGGGGTTTAACTGTAATGTTTCAATGAACATTTCCATGGGTATTGTCTTCCATATGGGACTTCtccgcccccgcccccccgcACCCCCACTCCCAATGGAGGGTAGGAGTTTTGTAGTGTAAGGAACATTGTTTACCTCTTTTCTCTTTCCTCTTCATCGCTTTCAATTTCTGACTCATCACTTGACATAAACCTGTCATCATCTGAAGATAGAGCTGTCATCTGTGTTTCCTCCGTTGTCTCACCCAACTTGAAGATATGAGAAGGATTAAATAGATCAGTTAATTGTGTCattataaaaaaagcttgaatCTGATTAACGGATTGATCTGGTTCCTGACAGCCCATATTTATTGCTTAATTATGCTACTGTAATACCAAAACTATCCAATTGGACCTGTATGATTAGTAGGAGTTTGTAATCAGACAGGTCCCATCAGACAGTTGTACAGCCAGTGAAAATCGAGCTATGAGTACACTTGCTGAAGTCTCATGAAAAAGACCATGTTgtggtaaaattctgaaaagtgacatggccttgaaacagtgacataCATGGTTCGTATAACTTCAGAGAAACAAAATGGAAcgacttttcaaggacaaattacagtttttaaGGTCAAGATTTATTGAATAAATTGGCATTCTTTGACCCCCTTTTACAATACATTGGTATCATTTTTCTGTCGTTGGAGGTCTTATCACGTTTTCTTGCGATTGTTGAGCAGCTGGCTGAGGTTGATTCTAGTACATGTACGCCCACCTACCCcacccctaagccaacattttgccctaagtgagaagtaaatgttaatgttggcttaggggaggggtaggtgggcataCATGTACTAGAATCAACCTCAGCCAGCTGCTCAACGATCGCAAGAAACATGACAAGACCTCCAACGACAGAAAAATGATAGAAAAACCTGGTCATTGGATGCATGACAATTTCATTGAAAATTAACTACTAGAAATTGTGCATTTACCATTATGTCAATTACAACAGTCTTTTTTTATAAAGCTTTAAAGATTACTGTGTTTTGAGTTGCATATTGTATTTAGACAGGAGATCAGAGCACAAATGAACAGTACCGCAGTACCATGATAGGTCTTCTATTACCAAACACCATCAGCCAAAAAGATACTACAATActgcaaattaaaattaaaattaccaaaatgccacttgaaaaaaagctcaatacAGCATtaccccaatgtccccctccacgacgcaagtaaattttaacCTCTCACTTGTCCTCATGGACTTTTTCGTAGGCTGACTTACCACTGGTGGGGTAGGGGTAACTTGACCAAATGGAGCTGGAAGATTCATTTTATTCATCAAATGCAAAACCTACCAAGAAGTGGAACAGTATTGCTAATTTGTTATTGTCATAATATCACTATTACCTctcaataaaattgtttaatgtCATCTATCTAAGTGAAGGAGAATTTGAAATCATAGCAGAAGTCACTTAGGGCCTTCTAGGTGCCCCTtcaatattaaataaaacttgCAAAGTTTAATGCATTTTTTCAAGTAATGTATGTTAAGTACCATAAGTGACATTTTGGCACCTGACTGCAAAATTTATTTCACATTGTTAAAAGTATGTAAAATTGGAAGGAAGTCATGATCTGTTTAACTGCTCATGGCAGATTACATTCATTGTCAAATGATATGGTCAGTTATAACTCCAATGACCAACTTTAGTTGCAGCCTTTCTACAAACTGTGCAGAAATCAGCAGCAGTGTAACAGTGTTGAGTACTGTTTAATAAATGAAGAGTACTTAGCACTTAATTAAGTGTAAAACATAAACATAATGCATAGCCACGTTGCTTCACAGTGGATAAAGCACTTGAGTTGGAAGTCTAATGAATGGCTTCTAAGTTCTTCTCAATCTGTTTAATTTTTCAGTATATCCTCCATTCTCTGTAACAAATTATGGGGATAATTATTTTCTGCATGCTAATAATGTGCTTTTCATACTCGTTTCATTACTtccacatgtacatgtacatgtacaacagTAAATGTCATATCTAGATGAATCGATCATGTATTCACcacaagaaaagtgaaaaatattgTCACTTATTCACCTGGATGTAAAATCTTGGTACACAAGCCAAAGTGTGAGCGATGTTGGTGAGAATTGTGGCATTTACAGGAGGGTAGACATAATGAAGGCTGGGATTCGAAGCATAATTTATTCtgcaaattattaaaaactttaattaaCTGTACTGAAATCTATAACATGAGAAAGGGCTGGCTGTGAAATCATTGTCTCTGCCCGTTAATGATCTATTGttttaaagacaaaataatAAACATCATCTCACTTTTACAAAGAATGCAATGAAGAGCATTTGTGGCACCAAGCACCCGCTAAGCCTCACTAAACCTCACAatattaaataacaataaattagcATTGACGAAGCCTTTCAGTGTTCAGTGATAGATCATCTTTCCTCATAAAGGGAGCAAAAAccagataaaaaaagaaaattctctGAACAATCTGAAAATAATCAACAGGGCCATCCATAGGCTTGATTTCCACCACTCTCTCGGTCCTCCCCGAGAAGAGAGGAGAAAAGCGCGCGTTCATTTCCCAAACAGTGGCTGGTAATTGAGCCTAGGACATCCAGGGTTTAAGGTATACTAtgtacagattttttttcttccttcccaGTGGGTAATATAGCTAAACAATTTTGGGTATACAATGCATATAGCTCTCCATGTAGTAAGGGAAATGTTGGGAATTTTTTAatagtcaattttattttatttttttttgaaggggaTATTGACGGTGACATTAATATAACTCAACTCCAACCTCCCTTGCCTTCCCCCTCCCACTGAGTATGACTCCAGGAAGGTTTGAGGCAAAGGAAAATTCAGtctaaaattttgttctttttctttatcacTAAGGTTAATATACCTTGGTTTTAGAAtcataataaaaataagcacCTTATACAAAATAACTCTCAAACATCATATTTCAAAATGTCACTTCTATTTTTCTCTTACCCTAAGCCTGGTGCCATTCCTTGCATGT
This window encodes:
- the LOC140933738 gene encoding RNA-binding region-containing protein 3-like, with the translated sequence MAESGCTKLLVRHLPSQLNVSDKTDLLKHFGAKEVICMERRGKMRDAAFAEFSTQAEAARALSQLHQIEILGSRLTVEYAKPYHEHLAARQCSRVSPQTELAENGRDEKETRKQESEQGTKEKAKSNMQGMAPGLGINYASNPSLHYVYPPVNATILTNIAHTLACVPRFYIQVLHLMNKMNLPAPFGQVTPTPPVLGETTEETQMTALSSDDDRFMSSDESEIESDEEEREKRAKERAEHAQRMAVAKPVTSSKKRHKVALHPSQPPTKKGRSVPSSKHVPVEKAFEQPSGQPKKIEFKLTEAISSIFDAGTPNEMEASVPNPPETTEGFGRFAPAVDADDNKEDEEEEEELISEESNEFISSSELRRNRISSKEMADISAFKNYKPGDPTCRLYIKNVAKHVEEKDLKYIFGRYVNHSVEEERDRFDVRLMKEGRMKGQAFITLPSEEKAKRALRDAHGYILHGKPLVIQFARSAKAKD